TAGATTCTTTTACTTTTAACTCTGCGGCATCCTTTATGATAGTAGTACCTTTTGCAAAACATGCCATAACTGCAATAACAGGAATTTCATCAATAAGAGTAGGAATTAATTCACCACCAACAATCGTTCCTTTAAGAGAGGTACTGCGGACAATAATGTCTGCAATTGCTTCTGTGTCAGTATTCCGAATATTATCAAGAGAAATATCTGCTCCCATCTGTTCACAAACTTTTATAATACCATCTCTGGTCGGATTAATACCGACGTTTTTTATAACCAGTTCGGAATTTGGGACCAGCAGACCGGCGGCAATAAAGTAAGCTGCAGAGGAGATATCGCCGGGAACCTCAATTTTATCACCCTTTAATTTAGGCTCAGGTAATATACTTGCTGTTGTATTGTTGATGATAATTTCCGCACCAAGCCGTTTCAGCATGAGTTCCGTATGGTTTCTGGATACATAGGGTTCTGTAACAGAAGTCGGACGGTCTGCATATAAACCGGCGAGAAGAATGGCAGACTTTATTTGAGCTGAAGCAACAGGTGATTCATAGAGGATTCCTTTTAAAGAAGTTTCTTTTCCACGGATTTTCAGGGGTGCCCTTCCATCTCCCGTAAGGCTTTTGATATCAGCCTCCATCTGAGATAAAGGAGCAATAACTCTATCCATAGGCCTTCTTTGTATAGATTCATCCCCTGTCATAACAGAATCAAAGGACTGACCAGAAAGAATCCCTGACATAAGTCTCATAGTAGTGCCACTGTTACCCACATCTAAAACACCGGAAGGTCTTTTTAGACCTCTTAACCCCTTCCCCCTGACAATTACTTTATTAGAAGCAGTCTGATTTACAATTTCAATTCCCATATCGCTAAAACAGGAGATGGTTGAGAGGCAGTCAGCACCCTGAAGGAAATGGGTAATTTCTGTAATTCCTTCTGACAATGAGCCAAACATGACGGCTCGGTGGGATATAGACTTATCACCAGGAACTTCAAGTTCGCCTTTTAATTGCTTTGCATTTTTTATTACCATGTTATACCATCCCATTGCCACAATAAAAGTGTGAAGGTATTAATATGTGGCATTCCTTTCTTTTGTTAA
The nucleotide sequence above comes from Anaerocolumna cellulosilytica. Encoded proteins:
- the aroA gene encoding 3-phosphoshikimate 1-carboxyvinyltransferase, giving the protein MVIKNAKQLKGELEVPGDKSISHRAVMFGSLSEGITEITHFLQGADCLSTISCFSDMGIEIVNQTASNKVIVRGKGLRGLKRPSGVLDVGNSGTTMRLMSGILSGQSFDSVMTGDESIQRRPMDRVIAPLSQMEADIKSLTGDGRAPLKIRGKETSLKGILYESPVASAQIKSAILLAGLYADRPTSVTEPYVSRNHTELMLKRLGAEIIINNTTASILPEPKLKGDKIEVPGDISSAAYFIAAGLLVPNSELVIKNVGINPTRDGIIKVCEQMGADISLDNIRNTDTEAIADIIVRSTSLKGTIVGGELIPTLIDEIPVIAVMACFAKGTTIIKDAAELKVKESNRIDVMVQNLTLMGANVTATEDGMIIEGGNGLKGTSIESKADHRIAMSFAIAGLLSEGDTEILGAECVNISYPNFYADLNGLIQG